GCGCGCTGCGCACAGCCTGCGACGAGGCTTCGCCGACGGTGCTGCAGGCGCGACTGACGGAGCTGCGTGAGGCGGGGTTTGTGGAGCTCGGCGAAGGTGGCGGTTATGGGCTGACGCCGCTTGGACGGGAGCTGTGCGAGACATTCATGCCGCTGCACCGGTTTGCCGAGAGGTGGAAGAAGTAGAGATCATCCGTCGCCGCGTGGCGTTCGAGGACAGATACCCCTTGTTTCTACAAAGGGGGAGGGGAACACAGAAGTTAAGCCGCGGCCACCGTCAGATTGGCGCCATCCACCTGCACCACCCTCACTCGCGTCCCCGCCGGCGTATCCGGGCCCGCGAC
The genomic region above belongs to Bradyrhizobium sp. CCBAU 53338 and contains:
- a CDS encoding helix-turn-helix domain-containing protein, which encodes MAKQAASEKVRGSRTGRPIMALLDLLGRRWSLRILWELREEPLTSRALRTACDEASPTVLQARLTELREAGFVELGEGGGYGLTPLGRELCETFMPLHRFAERWKK